The Acidianus manzaensis genome has a window encoding:
- a CDS encoding Lrp/AsnC family transcriptional regulator, translating to MLDDVDLKILKIIQNDAKYPLEKISQEVKLPKSTVAYRIKKMEKEGVIKGYYTHIDPSALNLDYLVVTMIKAKYGQNYHETLGKKLAQLPGVWGVYFILGDIDFIVIARFKNREEFLNNFLEKLINMPEIERTSTSVIAKTIKETPFQIL from the coding sequence ATGCTAGACGATGTAGATTTAAAAATACTCAAAATTATACAAAACGATGCTAAATATCCATTAGAAAAAATATCACAGGAAGTTAAATTACCTAAATCTACAGTAGCTTATAGGATAAAGAAAATGGAAAAAGAAGGTGTAATAAAAGGTTATTATACTCACATTGATCCTTCAGCATTAAACTTAGATTACTTAGTAGTTACTATGATAAAAGCAAAATACGGACAAAATTATCATGAGACATTAGGTAAAAAATTAGCTCAATTACCTGGAGTTTGGGGAGTATATTTCATCTTAGGAGATATCGATTTTATAGTTATAGCTAGATTTAAAAATAGAGAAGAATTTCTTAATAATTTCTTAGAAAAACTAATTAATATGCCAGAAATTGAAAGAACCTCAACTAGCGTAATAGCAAAAACCATAAAAGAAACTCCATTCCAAATCCTTTAG
- a CDS encoding alpha-E domain-containing protein: MISKSTSYKIFWAGRYLERIENLSRTCLLLLDKGLPLQDFQKYLGINEDIVKYIQRNFEIMREDIRSFGNEKVMNAVASLEGAVYSSKESREYFASVLRFTLLLGEIIEDEISPKNIVNIPKKQEEIKTQSNS; this comes from the coding sequence ATGATAAGCAAAAGCACAAGTTACAAAATATTTTGGGCTGGAAGATATTTGGAAAGGATAGAAAACTTAAGTAGAACGTGCCTTTTACTATTAGATAAAGGACTTCCATTACAGGACTTTCAGAAATACTTAGGAATAAATGAGGATATAGTAAAATATATTCAAAGAAATTTTGAAATTATGAGAGAAGATATAAGATCTTTCGGAAATGAAAAAGTAATGAACGCAGTAGCATCATTAGAAGGTGCAGTATATTCATCAAAAGAATCTAGAGAATACTTTGCCTCAGTGCTTAGATTTACTCTACTTCTAGGCGAGATAATAGAAGATGAGATAAGTCCTAAAAATATTGTTAATATACCTAAAAAACAGGAAGAAATAAAGACACAATCCAATTCATAG
- a CDS encoding transglutaminase family protein, whose amino-acid sequence MENLRYRVFYEAKYEYEDVVTSNDNTLRITPYNGENQKVITEKVYSEPKGYSFSFKDIFGNTVYRIKVIEPHYSLTLASESEVEINIQEMENCQLPCKIYDPVFLNSSRLIDVDYFKESAKEIIKSAKNLDELVRQIVSFVKDRVKYKEGLTTVNTSAKESFELGYGVCQDLAQITIGLLRASGIPARYVMGVVNDNPKTTHAWVEFKTHSGWIPVDPTRNRFYKIGYIKFAIGRDYYDTPPVTGSFVSSGRGWLKKLNIKVEKE is encoded by the coding sequence ATGGAAAATCTAAGATACAGAGTATTCTATGAGGCAAAATATGAATATGAAGATGTAGTGACCAGTAATGACAATACTCTTAGGATTACTCCATATAATGGAGAGAATCAAAAAGTAATTACTGAAAAAGTATATTCAGAACCTAAGGGTTATTCTTTTTCATTCAAAGATATTTTTGGAAATACTGTATACCGAATAAAAGTTATAGAACCTCATTATTCGTTAACTTTAGCAAGTGAAAGTGAAGTTGAAATAAATATCCAAGAAATGGAAAATTGCCAATTACCTTGTAAAATCTATGATCCAGTTTTCTTAAATTCTAGCAGGCTTATAGACGTAGATTATTTTAAAGAATCTGCAAAAGAAATAATAAAATCAGCTAAAAATTTAGATGAATTAGTTAGACAAATAGTTAGCTTTGTTAAGGATAGAGTTAAATATAAGGAAGGTTTAACCACGGTTAACACATCAGCTAAAGAAAGTTTTGAATTAGGTTATGGAGTATGCCAAGATTTAGCTCAGATCACGATAGGCCTTCTTAGAGCTTCTGGAATTCCAGCAAGATACGTAATGGGTGTAGTTAACGATAATCCCAAAACTACTCATGCATGGGTAGAGTTCAAAACTCACTCTGGTTGGATTCCAGTAGATCCTACTAGAAATAGATTTTACAAAATTGGATATATTAAATTTGCAATAGGAAGAGATTACTATGATACACCTCCTGTTACCGGATCTTTCGTTAGTTCCGGAAGAGGATGGTTAAAAAAATTGAATATTAAGGTGGAAAAAGAATGA
- a CDS encoding circularly permuted type 2 ATP-grasp protein produces MIKFKRFSENSFLEFNDEKYKTLENDLEEIHNYFKYVNLINQLAYREGFTFYTKNFYRSIKVDPVPRLIDSSLFEKISEGLKSRAEAINKFLYEYYHRDKVIVPDILIESSPYFRPEMIDFDPPKGIYVYIFGEDIVNVNGIPFILEDNVRIPSGMSYALKSSDLTERVLGDYYHIKGNEGDGLEKLKKTLEKASDTKDPVIVILTDGTLNSAYFEHKYFSDKLNLILAEPSDLKIKENEVLVDTIEGEIHVDVIYRRIEDLDILTPGLMNTYLRGNVNIVNAPGTGIADDKLTFCFMPQIMKEFGINEEIRQPFSFPIGTTKEDVEKKIENMVIKRREGYGGAGTFVLHDMPEEEKIKVINEVRKTPEEFMAQELLDFDTVISAIDDSFYQTYADLRFFVYIDETSSTILSRVAPIGSRVTNNSSGGLVKPVWKI; encoded by the coding sequence ATGATAAAGTTCAAACGCTTTTCTGAGAATTCTTTTCTAGAATTTAATGACGAAAAATACAAAACGCTAGAAAATGATCTAGAGGAAATCCATAATTATTTCAAATACGTAAATTTAATTAATCAATTAGCTTATAGGGAAGGATTCACTTTTTATACAAAAAATTTTTATCGCAGTATAAAAGTAGATCCTGTACCAAGGTTAATAGATTCTTCTCTTTTTGAGAAAATATCTGAAGGATTAAAAAGTAGGGCAGAAGCAATAAATAAATTTCTCTATGAATATTATCATAGGGATAAGGTAATAGTTCCAGATATTTTGATAGAGTCTTCTCCATACTTTAGACCAGAAATGATTGACTTTGATCCTCCTAAAGGTATTTATGTGTACATTTTTGGTGAAGATATAGTTAACGTAAATGGAATTCCGTTTATTCTAGAAGATAACGTAAGAATTCCTTCAGGTATGAGCTATGCATTAAAATCTTCTGACTTAACTGAAAGAGTTTTAGGAGATTATTATCATATAAAAGGAAATGAAGGTGATGGATTAGAAAAATTAAAAAAGACATTAGAAAAAGCTTCAGATACGAAAGATCCTGTAATAGTAATTCTAACTGATGGAACACTTAATTCAGCATATTTCGAACATAAATATTTTTCAGATAAACTAAATTTAATACTTGCAGAACCTTCTGACTTAAAAATAAAAGAAAATGAGGTTCTAGTAGATACTATAGAGGGAGAAATTCACGTAGACGTAATATATAGGAGAATTGAAGATCTAGATATCCTAACCCCTGGTTTGATGAATACATACTTAAGGGGAAACGTAAATATCGTAAATGCTCCAGGCACTGGCATAGCAGATGATAAATTAACCTTTTGTTTCATGCCACAAATAATGAAAGAATTTGGAATAAATGAAGAAATAAGACAACCATTTTCATTTCCAATAGGTACAACGAAAGAAGATGTAGAGAAGAAAATTGAAAACATGGTTATAAAAAGAAGAGAAGGCTATGGAGGAGCAGGCACTTTTGTGTTACATGATATGCCAGAAGAAGAAAAGATTAAAGTAATAAATGAAGTAAGAAAAACTCCAGAAGAATTTATGGCTCAAGAACTTTTAGATTTTGATACTGTAATTTCAGCAATAGACGATTCGTTTTACCAGACTTATGCAGATTTAAGATTTTTCGTTTACATAGATGAGACTTCATCTACCATACTGAGCAGAGTAGCCCCTATAGGAAGCAGAGTTACAAATAATTCCTCTGGAGGTTTGGTGAAACCAGTATGGAAAATCTAA